One Leclercia pneumoniae genomic region harbors:
- the ftnA gene encoding non-heme ferritin codes for MLKPEMIDKLNEQMNLELFSSLLYQQMSAWCSYHSFEGAAAFLRRHAQEEMTHMQRLFDYLTDTGSLPRIAPVDSPVAEYGSLDELFRATYEHEQLITQKINELVHSAMIGQDYPTFNFLQWYVAEQHEEEKLFKSVLDKLSLAGKSGEGLYFIDKELATLDAQK; via the coding sequence GATCGACAAGCTGAATGAGCAAATGAATCTGGAGCTTTTTTCCTCTCTGCTGTATCAACAGATGAGCGCCTGGTGTAGTTACCATAGCTTTGAAGGCGCTGCGGCTTTCCTGCGCCGCCACGCTCAGGAAGAGATGACGCACATGCAGCGCCTGTTCGATTACCTGACCGATACCGGCAGCCTGCCACGCATCGCACCGGTCGACTCGCCCGTCGCTGAATATGGCTCACTGGATGAATTGTTCCGTGCCACCTATGAACACGAGCAGCTGATCACCCAAAAAATTAATGAGCTGGTTCACTCTGCTATGATCGGCCAGGATTATCCCACCTTTAATTTCCTGCAGTGGTATGTCGCGGAACAACACGAAGAAGAGAAACTGTTTAAATCTGTTCTCGATAAATTGTCGCTGGCGGGTAAATCGGGCGAAGGTCTGTACTTTATTGATAAAGAGCTGGCAACGCTCGACGCACAGAAATAA
- a CDS encoding ABC transporter ATP-binding protein — translation MNGTILSVEHLMMHFGGIKALNDVNLEVQRGSITALIGPNGAGKTTVFNCLTGFYKASGGNILFHTRQRSTNVIQVLGQKFQPGDWINPAQLGQRLFFKMFGGTHLVNRAGLARTFQNIRLFREMSVVENLLVAQHMRVNRNLLAGVLNTPAYRRAESQALDRAFYWLEVVDLVDCANRLAGEMSYGQQRRLEIARAMCTGPELICLDEPAAGLNPVETRALSKIIRFLRDHHHITVLLIEHDMGMVMEISDHIIVLDHGDVIAQGKPDQIQHDEKVIAAYLGTDESEVNL, via the coding sequence ATGAACGGGACCATACTGAGCGTGGAGCACCTGATGATGCACTTTGGTGGTATCAAGGCGCTTAATGACGTGAATCTCGAGGTACAGCGCGGATCCATCACGGCGCTTATCGGCCCCAACGGCGCCGGAAAAACCACCGTGTTTAACTGCCTCACCGGTTTTTATAAAGCATCGGGCGGGAACATTCTCTTTCATACCCGGCAGAGATCCACCAATGTGATTCAGGTGCTGGGGCAGAAGTTCCAGCCCGGCGACTGGATCAACCCGGCCCAGCTGGGGCAACGGCTGTTCTTTAAAATGTTTGGGGGTACCCATCTGGTCAACCGCGCCGGACTGGCGCGTACCTTTCAAAATATCCGTCTGTTTCGGGAAATGTCAGTGGTAGAGAACCTGCTGGTCGCGCAGCATATGCGCGTTAACCGCAATCTTCTGGCGGGGGTGCTCAATACCCCTGCTTACCGCCGGGCAGAGAGCCAGGCGCTGGACCGGGCCTTTTACTGGCTGGAGGTGGTGGATTTGGTGGATTGCGCTAACCGGCTGGCGGGTGAGATGTCTTACGGCCAGCAACGGCGGCTGGAGATCGCGCGCGCCATGTGCACCGGCCCGGAACTCATCTGTCTGGATGAACCCGCTGCCGGGTTAAACCCGGTGGAAACCCGTGCGCTGAGCAAAATTATTCGCTTTTTGCGCGACCATCACCACATTACGGTCCTGTTGATTGAGCATGATATGGGGATGGTGATGGAGATCTCCGATCATATTATTGTTCTGGACCATGGAGATGTGATTGCCCAGGGGAAACCTGACCAGATACAGCATGATGAGAAAGTGATTGCTGCGTATCTGGGTACCGATGAATCCGAGGTGAATCTATGA
- the livM gene encoding high-affinity branched-chain amino acid ABC transporter permease LivM: protein MADDFSLKRCLLDSLLAGMIALIIFGPIVGVVLDGYSFNFEGRRLAWIVATVVLGRFLLSAFLMTAAGKRLLARFDTDNAGVYVRPPRYKSRLRWIIPLLLALALCFPFIATKYLLTVAILGLIYVLLGLGLNIVVGLAGLLDLGYVAFYAIGAYGLALGYQYLGLGFWTMLPLAALMAAAAGALLGFPVLRMHGDYLAIVTLGFGEIIRLILNNWLSFTGGPNGISAPPPTLFGLEFGRRAKDGGVPFHEFFHLTYNPNLKFIFIYAVLILVVMLVLYVKHRLTRMPIGRAWEALREDEVACRAMGLNHVLVKLSAFTLGASTAGIAGVFFATYQGFVNPTSFTFFESALILAIVVLGGMGSTLGVVLAAFVLTVTPELLRSFAEYRVLLFGMLMVVMMIWRPRGLIRINRSGYAPRKGVAP, encoded by the coding sequence ATGGCTGATGATTTTTCCCTGAAGCGCTGTCTGCTGGATAGCCTGCTGGCAGGTATGATTGCCCTGATAATTTTTGGCCCCATCGTCGGCGTGGTGCTGGATGGCTACAGCTTTAATTTTGAAGGACGGCGGCTGGCATGGATTGTGGCGACCGTGGTGCTGGGACGATTTTTACTGAGCGCCTTTCTGATGACCGCCGCCGGCAAGCGCCTGTTAGCGCGCTTCGACACCGACAACGCCGGGGTCTATGTTCGCCCGCCGAGGTATAAAAGCCGCCTGCGCTGGATAATCCCCCTGCTGCTGGCCCTGGCCCTCTGCTTTCCCTTTATCGCAACCAAGTACCTGCTGACGGTGGCGATCCTTGGGTTGATCTACGTCCTGTTGGGGCTGGGGCTGAACATTGTGGTCGGGCTGGCGGGACTACTGGACCTGGGCTACGTGGCATTTTACGCCATCGGCGCTTATGGCCTGGCGCTGGGGTATCAATATCTGGGTCTGGGATTCTGGACGATGCTGCCGCTGGCGGCGCTGATGGCGGCCGCGGCCGGCGCGCTGCTCGGTTTCCCGGTACTGCGGATGCACGGTGACTATCTCGCCATCGTGACGCTCGGCTTCGGGGAGATTATCCGGCTTATCCTCAACAACTGGCTCAGCTTTACCGGCGGACCAAACGGTATATCTGCCCCGCCTCCGACCCTGTTTGGCCTGGAGTTCGGACGGCGTGCAAAGGATGGCGGCGTTCCATTTCACGAGTTTTTCCACCTCACCTATAACCCCAATCTGAAGTTCATCTTTATTTATGCCGTCCTCATACTGGTGGTGATGCTGGTTCTGTACGTCAAGCATCGGCTGACCCGCATGCCGATTGGCCGGGCGTGGGAAGCGCTGCGCGAAGATGAGGTGGCCTGCCGCGCGATGGGGTTGAATCACGTGCTGGTGAAATTGTCTGCCTTTACGCTCGGCGCCTCGACTGCCGGGATCGCAGGGGTGTTTTTCGCCACCTATCAGGGATTCGTCAACCCCACCTCCTTTACCTTCTTTGAGTCGGCCCTGATTCTCGCCATTGTTGTGCTGGGTGGGATGGGATCGACGCTGGGTGTGGTGCTGGCGGCATTTGTTCTGACCGTCACCCCTGAACTGCTGCGCAGCTTCGCCGAATATCGCGTCTTGCTGTTTGGCATGCTGATGGTGGTGATGATGATCTGGCGGCCACGGGGCCTGATTCGCATCAACCGCAGCGGTTACGCCCCGCGCAAGGGAGTAGCACCATGA
- a CDS encoding ABC transporter permease subunit, with amino-acid sequence MSTFFLQQLVNGLTLGSVYGLIAIGYTMVYGIIGMINFAHGEVYMISAYLCAIGLALLAFFGLESFPLLILGTLVFTIVVTGVYGWTIERIAYKPLRNSTRLAPLISAIGMSLILQNYAQLSQGPRQQGVPTMLDGVLRFHIGEGFVQITYTKVFILIASFAGMALLTWIIAHTRLGRMCRAVQQDRKMASILGINTDRIISLVFVIGAAMAGLAGVLITMNYGTFDFYAGFVIGIKAFTAAVLGGIGSLPGAMLGGLILGIAEAQFSGMVNSDYKDVFSFGLLVVILIFRPQGLLGRPVVAKV; translated from the coding sequence ATGAGTACATTCTTTTTGCAACAGCTGGTCAATGGCCTGACGCTGGGTTCGGTCTACGGATTAATCGCCATCGGCTATACCATGGTTTACGGCATTATCGGCATGATCAACTTCGCCCACGGCGAGGTGTATATGATCTCCGCCTATCTGTGCGCTATCGGTCTCGCCCTCCTCGCCTTCTTTGGGCTGGAGTCCTTTCCTTTGTTGATCCTCGGCACGCTGGTTTTCACCATTGTGGTCACGGGGGTATATGGCTGGACCATCGAACGCATTGCCTATAAGCCGCTACGTAACTCTACCCGGCTGGCCCCCCTGATCTCTGCCATCGGGATGTCATTGATCCTGCAAAACTATGCCCAGCTTAGCCAGGGGCCGCGCCAGCAAGGGGTCCCTACCATGCTGGACGGGGTCCTGCGTTTCCATATTGGCGAAGGCTTTGTGCAGATCACCTATACCAAAGTGTTTATTTTGATCGCCTCGTTTGCCGGCATGGCGCTGTTAACCTGGATCATCGCCCATACCCGGCTGGGCCGGATGTGCCGGGCGGTGCAACAGGATCGTAAGATGGCCTCGATTTTGGGTATCAATACCGACCGCATCATATCGCTGGTGTTTGTGATTGGCGCCGCGATGGCCGGCCTGGCAGGGGTATTGATCACCATGAACTACGGCACCTTTGATTTCTATGCCGGCTTTGTGATTGGGATAAAAGCCTTCACTGCCGCCGTACTGGGGGGGATTGGCTCGCTGCCCGGAGCGATGCTCGGCGGACTCATTCTTGGGATTGCCGAAGCACAGTTTTCAGGGATGGTGAACTCCGACTACAAAGATGTCTTCTCGTTTGGCTTGCTGGTGGTGATCCTGATTTTCCGTCCTCAGGGACTGCTCGGCCGCCCGGTTGTGGCTAAGGTGTGA
- the tyrP gene encoding tyrosine transporter TyrP produces MKNRTLGSIFIVAGTTIGAGMLAMPLAAAGVGFGVTLALLGGLWALMCYTALLLLEVYQHVPADTGLGSLAGRYLGRYGQWLTGFSMMFLMYALTAAYVSGAGELIASSINDWFGADIAPSTGVIFFTLIGGAVVCVGTALVDLFNRFLFTAKIIFLVVMLALLAPHIHQVNLLTLPLEKGLALSAIPVIFTSFGFHGSVPSIVSYMNGNVRKLRWIFITGSAIPLIAYIFWQLVTLGSINAPTFMGLMANHSGLNGFLQALREVVASPHVELAVHLFADLALATSFLGVALGLFDYLADLFQRSRSAAGRIQTGVITFLPPLAFALFYPRGFVMALGYAGVALAVLALLIPSMLAWQSRKQHAAGGYRVPGGKPALCLVFACGIGIILVQLAIAAGLLPEPG; encoded by the coding sequence GTGAAAAACAGAACGCTGGGAAGTATTTTTATCGTCGCCGGAACGACGATTGGCGCAGGAATGCTGGCAATGCCGCTGGCGGCTGCAGGAGTCGGGTTTGGCGTTACGCTGGCGTTGCTGGGCGGATTATGGGCGCTAATGTGTTACACCGCCTTGTTGCTGCTGGAAGTGTATCAACACGTTCCTGCCGATACCGGCCTGGGTTCGCTGGCGGGTCGCTATCTTGGCCGCTATGGTCAATGGCTTACCGGCTTTAGCATGATGTTCCTGATGTATGCCCTGACGGCGGCCTACGTGAGCGGCGCCGGCGAGCTGATTGCTTCCAGCATTAATGACTGGTTCGGTGCGGATATCGCCCCCTCTACCGGCGTGATCTTCTTTACGCTGATTGGCGGCGCGGTGGTCTGCGTGGGTACCGCCCTGGTGGATCTCTTTAACCGCTTCCTTTTTACCGCCAAAATTATCTTCCTGGTGGTCATGCTTGCCTTACTGGCACCACACATTCATCAGGTCAACCTGCTCACGTTACCGCTGGAAAAGGGGCTAGCGCTTTCGGCTATCCCGGTTATTTTTACCTCATTTGGCTTCCATGGTAGCGTACCCAGCATTGTCAGTTACATGAATGGCAACGTACGTAAGCTGCGCTGGATTTTTATCACCGGTAGCGCGATTCCGCTGATTGCCTATATTTTCTGGCAGCTGGTCACGCTGGGCAGTATTAACGCGCCTACCTTTATGGGGCTGATGGCCAACCATTCCGGGCTGAACGGTTTCCTGCAGGCACTGCGGGAAGTGGTTGCCTCACCGCACGTGGAACTGGCCGTGCATCTGTTTGCCGATCTGGCGCTGGCAACCTCGTTCCTGGGGGTGGCGCTGGGGCTGTTTGATTACCTTGCCGATCTGTTCCAGCGTAGCCGGTCCGCTGCCGGGCGGATACAGACCGGGGTCATCACTTTCCTGCCGCCGCTGGCGTTCGCCCTCTTCTATCCGCGCGGATTTGTTATGGCGCTGGGGTATGCCGGCGTCGCGCTGGCGGTGCTCGCCCTACTGATTCCGTCGATGCTGGCATGGCAGAGCCGCAAACAACACGCTGCTGGAGGGTACCGGGTGCCAGGCGGGAAACCGGCGCTCTGTCTGGTCTTTGCCTGCGGGATTGGCATTATTCTGGTGCAGCTGGCTATTGCTGCCGGGCTTTTACCGGAGCCTGGATAA
- the uvrC gene encoding excinuclease ABC subunit UvrC, translating to MSDVFESSAFLKTVTSQPGVYRMYDAGGTVIYVGKAKDLKKRLSSYFRSNLASRKTEALVAQIQQIDVTVTHTETEALLLEHNYIKLYQPRYNVLLRDDKSYPFIFLSGDTHPRLAMHRGAKHAKGEYFGPFPNGYAVRETLALLQKIFPVRQCENSVYRNRSRPCLQYQIGRCLGPCVAGLVSEEEYAQQVEYVRLFLAGKDDQVLTQLIERMEKASQALAFEEAGRIRDQIQAVRRVTEKQFVSNNGDDLDVIGVSFDAGMACVHVLFIRQGKVLGSRSYFPKVPGGTELGEVVETFVGQFYLQGSQMRTLPSEILLDFNLTDKTLLAESLSELAGRRVNVQTRPRGDRARYLKLARTNAATALTTKLSQQSTVHQRLAALATVLKLPEVKRMECFDISHTMGEQTVASCVVFDANGPLRAEYRRYNITGITPGDDYAAMNQVLRRRYGKAIEESKIPDVILIDGGKGQLGQAKTVFAKLDVSWDKHHPLLLGVAKGTDRKAGLETLFLEPEGEGFSLQPDSPALHVIQHIRDESHDHAIGGHRKKRAKVKNTSTLETIEGVGPKRRQMLLKYMGGLQGLLNASVEEIAKVPGISQALAEKIYYSLKH from the coding sequence GTGAGTGATGTGTTTGAATCCAGTGCATTTCTGAAAACCGTGACCAGCCAGCCCGGCGTCTACCGGATGTACGATGCTGGCGGTACGGTTATCTATGTCGGTAAAGCCAAGGACCTTAAAAAGCGTCTTTCCAGCTATTTCCGTAGCAATCTTGCGTCCCGTAAAACGGAAGCGCTCGTCGCGCAAATCCAGCAAATTGACGTAACCGTCACCCATACGGAGACGGAAGCGCTGCTGCTTGAACATAACTACATCAAGCTCTATCAACCTCGCTACAACGTACTGCTGCGCGACGACAAATCCTATCCGTTTATTTTCCTCAGCGGCGACACCCACCCGCGTCTGGCAATGCACCGCGGTGCAAAGCATGCGAAAGGGGAGTATTTCGGTCCATTCCCGAATGGTTACGCAGTGCGTGAAACGCTCGCCTTGCTGCAAAAAATCTTCCCGGTTCGCCAGTGCGAAAATAGCGTCTACCGCAACCGCTCGCGCCCTTGTCTGCAATATCAGATCGGCCGCTGCCTGGGGCCCTGCGTCGCCGGGCTGGTCAGCGAAGAGGAGTATGCGCAGCAGGTGGAGTACGTGCGGCTGTTCCTGGCCGGTAAAGATGACCAGGTGCTCACGCAGCTTATTGAGCGGATGGAAAAAGCGAGCCAGGCGCTGGCCTTCGAAGAGGCAGGGCGAATTCGCGATCAGATTCAGGCCGTGCGCCGGGTCACAGAGAAGCAATTCGTCTCCAATAATGGTGACGATCTGGATGTGATTGGCGTGTCGTTTGATGCGGGCATGGCCTGCGTCCACGTGCTGTTTATTCGTCAGGGTAAAGTGCTGGGCAGCCGGAGCTACTTCCCCAAAGTACCGGGTGGCACCGAACTGGGTGAAGTGGTCGAAACGTTTGTCGGACAGTTCTATCTGCAGGGAAGCCAGATGCGTACGCTCCCCTCGGAAATCTTGCTCGATTTCAACCTTACCGATAAAACGTTGTTAGCAGAGTCGCTCTCTGAGCTGGCCGGGCGTCGCGTAAATGTGCAGACCCGTCCACGCGGCGATCGGGCCCGTTATCTCAAGCTGGCGCGAACCAACGCGGCCACGGCGCTGACCACCAAACTGTCACAGCAATCTACAGTTCATCAGCGTCTTGCCGCGCTGGCGACGGTGTTAAAATTGCCGGAAGTGAAACGCATGGAGTGTTTCGACATCAGCCACACCATGGGCGAGCAGACCGTCGCATCCTGTGTGGTCTTTGATGCCAACGGCCCTCTGCGCGCAGAGTATCGCCGCTACAATATTACCGGCATAACCCCGGGTGATGATTACGCTGCCATGAATCAGGTTCTGCGCCGCCGCTACGGCAAAGCGATTGAAGAGAGCAAGATCCCGGATGTTATCCTGATTGACGGTGGCAAGGGGCAGCTAGGCCAGGCGAAAACGGTGTTTGCCAAACTGGACGTCAGCTGGGATAAGCATCATCCTCTGCTGCTGGGTGTCGCCAAAGGTACCGATCGTAAGGCGGGCCTGGAGACGCTATTCCTGGAGCCGGAAGGGGAGGGATTCAGCTTGCAGCCGGACTCACCGGCGCTGCACGTCATCCAGCACATTCGCGATGAGTCGCACGATCATGCGATCGGTGGTCACCGTAAAAAGCGGGCGAAGGTCAAAAATACCAGTACGCTGGAGACCATTGAGGGCGTTGGGCCAAAACGTCGCCAGATGTTGTTGAAATATATGGGCGGATTGCAAGGTTTACTCAACGCCAGCGTTGAGGAAATTGCAAAAGTGCCGGGTATTTCGCAAGCGTTGGCAGAAAAGATCTACTACTCGTTGAAACATTGA
- a CDS encoding YecA family protein: MSEGPLNASEMEWLEETLMAYGHDDESIMDVSELDGMLTAVLSGPVVVEPDRWLVAVWGGEKNIPRWKNEREMNRFINLSFKHMNDIAERLSDYPDQFEPMFGFNEMDGQEYTVVEEWCFGYMRGVALTDWSTLPEELKADLDLIALHGSEENFSLLDEMTEEAFHESVAQIRPAALRLYAYWAANPQQPVSQQPVINGTKVGRNDPCPCGSGKKFKSCCLH, encoded by the coding sequence ATGTCCGAAGGCCCATTAAATGCATCCGAAATGGAGTGGCTGGAAGAGACGTTAATGGCTTATGGTCATGACGACGAGTCGATTATGGACGTCTCAGAGCTCGACGGTATGCTGACTGCCGTGCTCTCCGGCCCAGTAGTGGTTGAACCGGATCGCTGGCTGGTGGCCGTATGGGGCGGTGAGAAGAACATTCCACGCTGGAAAAATGAGCGCGAAATGAACCGCTTCATTAACCTCAGCTTTAAGCACATGAACGACATTGCTGAACGGCTGAGCGACTATCCGGATCAGTTTGAGCCGATGTTTGGTTTTAACGAGATGGATGGGCAGGAGTACACCGTGGTGGAAGAGTGGTGCTTCGGCTATATGCGCGGCGTGGCACTCACCGACTGGTCAACCCTGCCAGAGGAGCTGAAAGCCGATCTGGATCTTATTGCCCTGCACGGCTCCGAAGAGAACTTCTCCCTTCTGGATGAGATGACCGAAGAGGCGTTCCACGAAAGCGTAGCGCAGATTCGTCCGGCGGCGCTGCGTCTGTATGCGTACTGGGCAGCGAATCCGCAGCAGCCAGTAAGCCAGCAGCCGGTGATTAATGGCACCAAAGTCGGGCGTAACGATCCCTGTCCGTGTGGCAGCGGTAAGAAGTTTAAAAGCTGCTGCTTACATTAA
- a CDS encoding branched-chain amino acid ABC transporter substrate-binding protein, producing the protein MSLKLIRSPLSLVLAGCLVTAFSAQADIVIGVAGPFTGPNATYGDQYWHGATQAAEDINAAGGINGEKIKLVQGDDACEPKQAVAVANRLVDQDKVKAVVGHFCSSSTMPASEVYSDAGIIAITPGSTNPLITERGMSDMFRMCGRDDQQGQVASDFIIDKLKAKRVVIIHDKDTYGQGLADATKAALAKRGVKDVMYEGLSRGEKDFNALVTKIGAQKPDVVFFGGCHPEAGPLVRQMREQGVQAKFFSGDCIVNEEMVTAAGGAQYTNGIYMTFGKDPRLIPDGKAVIEKFRTAKFEPEGYTLYAYASIQAIAAAFKASGGTDSAKASAWLKANPVETVMGKKAWDEKGDLKVSDYVVYQWDDKGKYQEVP; encoded by the coding sequence ATGTCGCTGAAACTAATCAGAAGTCCTCTTTCGCTGGTGTTGGCAGGTTGTCTGGTGACGGCATTTTCCGCCCAGGCAGATATCGTTATCGGTGTGGCCGGGCCCTTTACCGGCCCGAACGCAACCTATGGCGACCAATACTGGCACGGCGCAACCCAGGCCGCCGAAGATATCAATGCCGCAGGGGGGATCAACGGCGAGAAGATTAAGCTGGTACAGGGGGATGATGCCTGTGAACCCAAACAGGCCGTTGCCGTGGCTAACCGCCTCGTTGATCAGGATAAAGTGAAGGCCGTGGTCGGCCATTTCTGCTCTTCATCGACCATGCCGGCCTCCGAGGTATATAGCGATGCCGGCATCATCGCCATCACCCCCGGCTCTACCAACCCACTCATAACTGAACGCGGCATGAGCGATATGTTCCGCATGTGCGGGCGCGATGACCAGCAGGGTCAGGTGGCGAGTGACTTCATCATCGATAAGTTGAAAGCCAAACGCGTGGTGATCATTCACGACAAAGATACCTACGGACAGGGGCTGGCGGATGCGACAAAGGCCGCGCTGGCGAAACGCGGCGTGAAGGATGTGATGTACGAAGGGCTGTCGCGCGGTGAGAAAGATTTCAACGCGCTGGTCACCAAAATTGGCGCGCAAAAGCCAGACGTTGTCTTCTTTGGCGGCTGTCATCCTGAGGCCGGGCCGCTGGTGCGCCAGATGCGCGAGCAAGGGGTTCAGGCCAAATTCTTCTCCGGCGACTGTATTGTGAATGAGGAGATGGTTACCGCTGCCGGTGGCGCGCAGTATACCAATGGCATCTATATGACCTTTGGCAAAGATCCGCGTCTTATTCCGGATGGCAAAGCGGTTATCGAGAAGTTCCGCACCGCCAAATTTGAACCTGAGGGCTACACCCTCTACGCCTATGCCTCTATTCAGGCCATTGCCGCCGCCTTTAAGGCCAGCGGTGGTACCGACTCGGCCAAAGCCAGCGCCTGGCTGAAAGCGAACCCGGTGGAAACGGTCATGGGTAAAAAGGCCTGGGACGAGAAAGGCGACCTGAAGGTCTCTGACTACGTGGTTTACCAGTGGGACGATAAAGGCAAATACCAGGAAGTGCCGTAA
- a CDS encoding YecH family metal-binding protein produces MASVHGHEVLTMMIASGERYTRQSLVAAIIARFGDKARFHTCSAAQMTAAELVAFLAEKGKFIPQEAGFTTDESKICKH; encoded by the coding sequence ATGGCATCGGTACACGGTCACGAAGTATTAACCATGATGATAGCATCCGGCGAGCGCTACACCCGGCAGAGCCTGGTGGCGGCCATTATTGCACGTTTTGGTGATAAGGCACGTTTTCACACCTGTTCAGCCGCGCAGATGACCGCGGCAGAGCTGGTGGCCTTTCTGGCCGAGAAAGGGAAATTTATTCCGCAGGAAGCGGGGTTCACAACAGACGAAAGTAAGATATGTAAACACTGA
- a CDS encoding ABC transporter ATP-binding protein translates to MSLPMLEFREVDVFYGAIQALRQVSLQVNAGETVALIGANGAGKSTLLMSIFGQPRIRQGQILFCGEDISHKSTHYVASGGIAQAPEGRRIFPDMTVEENLLMGTIPVGNQYAAEDLQSMFDLFPRLKERRKQRAMTMSGGEQQMLAIARALMSRPKLLLLDEPSLGLAPIVVKQIFQTLRELARNGMTIFLVEQNAHHALKLSDRGYVMVNGQIRLSGSGEALLGDPEVRKAYLGGV, encoded by the coding sequence ATGAGCCTGCCGATGCTGGAGTTTCGGGAAGTCGACGTTTTCTACGGCGCGATTCAGGCGTTAAGGCAGGTGTCGCTGCAGGTTAATGCGGGGGAGACCGTGGCGCTGATAGGCGCTAACGGCGCCGGAAAGTCGACGCTGTTGATGTCCATCTTTGGCCAGCCGCGCATTCGTCAGGGGCAGATCCTCTTTTGTGGCGAGGATATCAGCCATAAATCTACACACTACGTTGCGTCGGGCGGCATCGCTCAGGCACCGGAAGGACGGCGGATCTTTCCGGATATGACCGTTGAAGAAAACCTGCTGATGGGCACCATTCCGGTCGGGAATCAGTATGCGGCCGAGGATCTGCAAAGCATGTTTGACCTCTTCCCGCGCCTGAAAGAGCGGCGTAAACAGCGGGCGATGACCATGTCCGGCGGCGAACAGCAGATGCTGGCCATCGCCCGGGCGTTAATGAGTCGCCCCAAATTATTGCTGCTGGACGAGCCCAGCCTCGGCCTCGCCCCTATCGTGGTGAAACAGATATTCCAGACGCTGCGCGAGCTGGCCCGCAACGGGATGACAATCTTCCTGGTTGAACAGAATGCGCACCATGCCCTGAAGTTGTCCGATCGCGGCTATGTGATGGTTAACGGGCAGATTCGCCTGAGCGGCAGCGGTGAGGCGCTGTTAGGGGACCCGGAGGTGAGAAAGGCGTATCTGGGTGGGGTGTAA
- the pgsA gene encoding CDP-diacylglycerol--glycerol-3-phosphate 3-phosphatidyltransferase: protein MRLNIPTLLTLFRVVLIPFFVVAFYLPFIWAPFACALIFLVAAVTDWFDGYLARRWNQSTRFGAFLDPVADKVMVAIAMVLVAEHYHSWWVTLPAATMIAREIIISALREWMAEMGKRSSVAVSWIGKVKTTAQMASLVWMLWRPNAWVEWAGIGLLWVAAVLTLWSMLQYLNAARGDLLEQ, encoded by the coding sequence ATGCGATTAAATATTCCAACGCTACTCACGCTTTTTCGTGTCGTACTTATCCCGTTCTTTGTAGTGGCGTTTTACCTGCCCTTCATTTGGGCGCCATTCGCATGTGCACTTATTTTTCTTGTCGCCGCCGTCACCGACTGGTTTGACGGCTATCTGGCGCGCCGCTGGAATCAGAGCACCCGCTTCGGCGCGTTCCTTGACCCGGTGGCTGATAAAGTGATGGTCGCCATTGCAATGGTGCTGGTCGCCGAGCACTATCACAGCTGGTGGGTGACCTTGCCAGCCGCAACCATGATTGCCCGCGAGATTATCATCTCGGCGTTGCGTGAGTGGATGGCTGAGATGGGCAAGCGCAGCAGCGTGGCGGTCTCCTGGATTGGCAAAGTGAAAACCACTGCGCAAATGGCCTCGCTGGTCTGGATGCTGTGGCGACCGAACGCCTGGGTAGAGTGGGCCGGCATTGGTCTGCTGTGGGTGGCAGCGGTGCTCACGCTCTGGTCTATGTTGCAGTATCTGAACGCCGCACGTGGCGATTTGCTTGAACAGTGA